From the genome of Niabella agricola, one region includes:
- a CDS encoding SatD family protein: MIAIITGDIIRSESTDPKEWMPILKSFLKKQGQTPVDWEIYRGDAFQLRVQPAEALFKCMLLKSMIKQKPDLDVRLSIGLGDASFQTEKITESNGTAFVRSGRKFDGMKEEKTTLALATGHEYTDATLNLMARFASLVMDNWSLAAAEIVQLFLEKPDWNQQQIAEKLKINQSAVSQSRKRAHFDLLMDFNTFYQTTITGLNT, translated from the coding sequence GACCCGAAGGAGTGGATGCCGATTTTAAAAAGCTTTTTAAAAAAGCAGGGCCAAACCCCGGTCGACTGGGAAATTTACCGGGGTGATGCCTTTCAGCTCCGGGTACAGCCTGCAGAAGCCCTCTTTAAATGCATGCTGTTAAAAAGTATGATCAAACAAAAACCCGATCTGGATGTGCGGCTCAGCATTGGTTTGGGAGACGCATCTTTTCAAACAGAAAAGATCACCGAATCGAATGGGACAGCCTTTGTAAGATCGGGCCGCAAATTTGACGGCATGAAGGAAGAAAAAACCACCCTGGCCCTGGCCACCGGTCATGAGTACACCGATGCCACGCTGAACCTTATGGCCCGGTTTGCATCGCTGGTCATGGACAACTGGAGCCTGGCAGCAGCAGAAATCGTGCAGCTGTTCCTGGAAAAGCCCGACTGGAACCAGCAACAGATCGCGGAAAAATTAAAGATCAACCAGTCTGCCGTAAGCCAGAGCCGCAAACGGGCACATTTTGACCTCCTGATGGATTTTAATACATTTTATCAAACAACGATAACCGGCCTTA